CGACGGCTGCTTCAGCAATTCGCGCAGGATCGGCAGGATCGCCGTGCTGCCGTCGTCGCGCAGGCCGGCCGTCGCCGCGCGCGGCAGCGTGCGCCACGCCGGATCGACGATCGCGCGGCATACCGCGAACGGCACGCCCCGTGCGGCCGCGAAGGCCGCCGCGATATGCGACTCCATGTCGACGGCAAGCGCGCCTTTCGCGTGATGCAGCGACGCCTTGTCCTGTTCGCTAATGACCGGCGCGCCGACGGCCGCGATCGTGCCGCGCGTGACCCGCGCCCATACGGGCGTGTCGTGCAGCGCGGCGACGAGCCGCGCGCTCCAGCCCGCATCGGTTTCAACGCGGCCGAACGGCCCGTCGATCGCATTCGCGATCACGAGCGCGCCGGGCGCCAGGTCGGGCGCGAGCCCGCCCGCCGTGCCGAAGCTCACGATGCCCGCGCAACCGCGTGCGGTCGCGTCGGCCAGCGCGCGTTCGAGCCGGTCGGCCCGCGCGGCGAACACGGCTTCGACGCCGTCACCGCGCGCGATGCGCGCCTCGAACGCCATCCCCGTCACCGCGATGACGGGCAATGCGCCGGTGTGCAAGGATGCGCCCACGCGTTACATCCCGACCGTGACGCGCGTCGCGTTGTCGCGCTTCAGGTTGCGGTAGCGCGCGAGCGCCCACAGCGGGAAGAACTTGCGATAGCCGTGATAGCGCAGGTAGAACACGCGCGGGAAGCCCGTCGCCGTAAAGCGCGTCTCGTCCCACAGCCCGTGTTCCTTCTGCTCGGCGACCAGGTACTCGACGCCACGCGCGACCGCCGGGTTGTTCACCTCGCCGGCCGCCATCAGCCCGAGCAGCGCCCAGGCCGTCTGCGACGCGGTGCTCGGCGCCTGCTCGAAGCCGCGATAGTTCAGCTTGTAGCTGTCGCCGTCCTCGCCCCAGCCGCCGTCCTTGTTCTGGATCGACAGCAGCCACTGCGCGCCGCGCTTCACGCGCGGATCTTCCGGCCCGAGGCCCGCCGCGTTCAGCGAGCTCAGCGCGGTCCACGTGCCGTACACGTAGTTCATCCCCCAGCGGCCGTACCAGCTGCCGTCCGGCTCCTGTTCCTTCAGCATGTAGTCGAGCGCGCGGCGGGCCGGCTCGCTGTTCGCGGCCGTCTCGCCGAGCTGCGACAGCATCGACAGGCAGCGGCCCGATACGTCGGACGTCGGCGGATCGAGCAGCGCGCCGTGATCCGAGAACGGAATGTTGTTCAGGTAGTACTGCGTGTTTTCCGGTTCGAACGCGCCCCAGCCGCCGTCGCTGCTCTGCATGCCGACGACCCATTCGCGCGCGCGCGCCATCGAATCACGGTACGTATCCGACTGCTTGAGCTTCTGCGCGCGGTCCATCGCCATCACGACCACGGCCGTATCGTCGACGTCCGGGTAGTGCGCGTTCGCGTACTGGAACGCCCAGCCGCCGGGCCGCACGTTCGGGCGGCGCGAGATCCAGTCGCCGCGCACGTCGAGGATCTGCAGCGGGCGCAGCCATTCGAGGCCGCGCAGCACCGCTTCCTCGGCGCGCGCATCGCCGGTTTCGAGCAGCGCGTGCGCCGCGAGCGACGTGTCCCACACCGGCGACAGACACGGCTGGCAATACGCTTCGTCCTCGTGCACGACGAGCAGCTTCTCGACCGACTTGCGTGCGATCGCGCGGTTGGGGTGATCTTCCGCGTAGCCGAGCACGTCGTACATCATCACCGAGTTGGCCATCGCCGGATAGATCGCGCCGAGGCCGTCCTCGCCGTTCAGGCGCTCGTCGACGAACGACACGGCCTGGCGGATCGCGCGTTCGCGCGTGTAGCTCGGGAACAAGCCGTCGACCGCGCGCAGCGCATGGTCGACCACGCGGAAGAACGCGAACCAGCCGGCGCTCTGGTGGCCCTGGCGCGGCAGCAGCCCGGCGTTGACGGGCGGGTCGATGAACAGCTCGTCGATGCGCACGCCGCGCGGGTTCTTCGCGAGCGGGCGCTTCGCGTTCAGCACGAGCAGCGGCACGATCACGGTGCGCGCCCAGTACGACACCTTCGACAGGTGGAACGGGAACCACTGCGGCAGCAGCATGATCTCGACCGGCATCATCGGCACCGCGCGCCACGGGATCGCGCCGTACAGCGCGAGCTGGATGCGCGTGAACACGTTCGACATCTCGGCGCCGCCCATCGCATGGATTGCCTTGCGCGCGCGCTGCATGTGCTCGGCGTTCTCGTCGTCGCCGATCACCTTCAGCGCGAAATACGCCTTCACGCTCGCGCTGATGTTCGGCGCGCCGTCGGTGAACAGCGGCCAGCCGCCATCCGCCTGCTGGATGCGGCGCAGATACCGGCCGATCTTCTGTTCGAGCTCGAGGTTCGGCGTTTCGCCGAGATAGTGGACGAGCAGCACGTATTCGGCGGGAATCGTCGAATCGGCTTCGAGTTCGTAGACCCAGTGCCCGTCCGCTTGCTGCGCGGCCAGCAGCGCGTCGGTCGCACGCGCGACGGCCGCGTCGACGCCGGCCGGCGCGGTGCCGGCGGACAAAGTAGCCATTTCGGTGAGATCGTTCATCGGTCCCTCTCTTATTGTGTCTGGAGCACGTCCGCGGCCAGCTGGCCTGAACGGATCGCGCCCTCGATCGTGGCGGGCAAACCGGTGGCAATCCAGTCACCCGCCAGCACAAGATTGGTCCAGCGCGTACGCACGGCCGGACGTTTCATTTCCTGCGACGGCACCGCCGCAAAACCCGCGCGCGGCTCGACGACGAGCTGCCACGCGGGGATGGTTTCCGGGTTCGCGCCCGTCACGCGCGCGACGTCTTCCCAGATTCGCCGCGCGAGCACGTCGCGCGGCGTGTCGAGCCAGCGGCCCGCATCGCGGATCGTCGCCGCGAGCTGGCCGCCGCCGCCGGCGCGCACCGCATCGACGACGCCGTTGACGACGGTCGTCTGCACCGGCGCGCCGGCCGACGGCTCGGCCGCGAAATACGCGGTCACGACCGCGCTGAACGTATCGGGCGCGGTGAGTTCGGGCACGAGCGGCTGCGCGACTTCGGGCGGCACGGCCAGCACGACCGCGTCACCCGGCGCGAGATCGACGCGCTCGCCGCCGATCGCCACCGCATCGACCGCATTGCCGTGCGCGCCGAATTCGAACGCGTCGAGCCGCGAATTCAGCCGGATTTCCGCGCCGCCATGCTGCAGCATCCGCAGCGCCGGCTCGACGAACGCACTGCCGAGCCCGTGGCGCGCGACGAGCGGACGGCAACCCGGGCCGCCCGCGGCAAACGTACCGCACAGCGCCGCGCGCGCGAGTTCCGCACTCGCGTGACGCGGCTCGACGTTCAGCACACCGAGGAAATACGGCCGCAGCCAACGATCCCACAGCACGCCGTCGCATCGCATCGTCTGTGCGAGTGAACGGCCCGTGCGCGCGAACGCGAGCGAGGCGAGCGCCAGGTAGTCGAGCGGCGTCGTGCCCGGCGCGCGCGACGCGGCATCGAACAGCCACGACGGCCAACGGCCGATGCCGAAGCGCAACGTCCAGCGCTGCTGCGACGCGACGTCGACGACCGGGAATTCAGGCAGCGCAGGCCCCGCGAGCTGACCGGCCGCGCCGATCGCGCGCAGGTAGCGCTGCGTCGCGGGCTGCCCGGCGAACACCACGTGCAGCCCGCTGTCGAGCGTCGTATTCAGCGTCCCGTCGAACCACGAGCGGCAGCGGCCGCCCGCATGCGCATGCGCGTCGTGCAGCACGATGCGCCGCCCGCGGCGTTGCAGCTCGACCGCGGCCGACAGGCCCGCGAGTCCGGCGCCGATCACGTGGACGGTTCTGGGCATCGACTCGGTCGACTCAGAACAGCGCGTAGCGCGCGGCGATCATCAGCATGCGCGCCTTCGGCTTGCGCAGCGGCGCGCGCGGCGCGGCAAAGCCGCGTGCGATCGCGGCGTCGAGAATGCAGCGGTAGGCGCCCGACATGATGCGCGGCGCCTTCACCTGCGCGCGCGGGCACGTATCCATCACCGCGTCGGCCTGGCGGAAGTGCTCGATCGCGCGCTCGACGAGCGTCGCGCACACGCGCGGCAGCGCCGGATCGCGGGCGATCGTCGCCGGATCGGTGATCGCGATGCCTTCGCGCGCGAGCAGTTCGCGCGGCAGGTAGCAGCGGTTGATCGCCGCGTCGTCGTCGATGTCGCGCAGGATGTTCGTCAGTTGCAGCGCGCGGCCGAGGTGATGCGACAGCTTGATCCCTTCGGCTTCCGGCATCCCGAAAATCCTCACCGACAGTCGGCCGGCGGAGCTCGCCACGCGGTCGCAAAAGAGGTCGAGCGTCGGCTCGTCGGGTGCGCAGATATCCTCGACCGCGTCCATCGCCATCCCGTCGATCATCGCGTGGAAATCGTCGCGCTGAAGGTTGAACGCGCGAATCTCGCGGTCGAGTGCGGCCAGGTGACGCGGCGCGTGGCCCGCAAAGCACGCATCGATGTCCGCGCGCCAGCGATCGAGGCCCGCCGTGCGCTCGGCGCGCGGCAGGTCGCTGTCGGCGATGTCGTCGACCGCGCGGCAGAACGCATAGACCTGGAACATCGCGTCGCGCTGCACCGCGGGCAGGATGCGCATCGCAAGATAGAAAGAACTGCCTGATGTGGCGGCAGCGGCGTCGGTTTCTTGTTCGTCCACGACGGAATTGGAAACGGCCAAGACAAGCTCCACGGAGACACCCACGCGGGGCGATTGAAGAAGCCATGCCCGGCTGGGATGGTCAGGGTGTCAAATGCGTGCGAGATATGCGAACGATCGACGCAGACAGGCACAAATTACCGGCCGGATGCCGGAATTGGGCGAAAGTATAGCAATCTTTGAAGTTCGATGGCGGACACTCGCCATGCCCGGCAGGGCGCCGGAAGCCGTTGGCGGGCCGGTGCGGCCAGCCTCGGCGGGAACGGGCGCCGCGCGGCGCCGGCGGTGCGTCAGCCGTAGACGATGTCGCGCTGCAGGTCGAGTGCAATGAGCCCCATTTCGCGCGTGAGCTGCAGCATCGAGCGGCGTTCGAGGCGCGAGCCCATGAAGCTCGTCACGCGGCCGTCGGGTTCCGCGGTGAACTGGAATACCGCACCGCCCGTGCCGAACCACGCGCCCGGCACATCGGGCGACTCCTGCCAGTCGATCTGCTCGAACACGCGCGCGATGCCCGCGCGCACCACGTCGCCCGGGCCGATCGGCGGCGCGATTTCGCCCAGGTCGTCGAGCGAATAGGGGCCGGGTTTGTCCGGCTTCCGATAGAAGAGGTAGTCGACGTTCATGGGGCGCAATCGGGAGCAAAGCAATAAATTAGCGCGCTTCGGCACAAATTCATATCGAATCCGGACGAAATGTGGCCTGCTCGAGACAAGCGGGACGGTTCGCATCCGGCAACGTAATTGCACCGCGCGTTGGCGTTTGGACGCGCGCGGCTTCGACTAAGATGACACCTTTCTCGAAAAAACACGGACCCCATGGAGACGAACGCAACCCCGCAGTCCGGCCATCCCGTTTTCGTGCTCGTGCACGGCGCCTGGCATGGCGCGTGGTGCTACGCGCACGTCGCGGCCGCGCTGGCCGCGCGCGGCCACCTGTCGATCGCGCGCGATCTGCCCGCGCACGGCATCAATGCCCGCTTTCCCGCCTCCTACCTCGAACGGCCGCTCGACAAGGACGCGTTCGGCGCCGAGCCGTCGCCGGTCGCGAATACGACACTCGACGATTATGCGTCGCAGGTGATGCAGGCTGTCGACGATGCGTATGCGCTCGGCCACGGCAAGGTCGTGCTCGTCGGGCACAGCATGGGCGGCCTCGCGATCACGGCGGCCGCCGAACGCGCGCCGGAAAAGATCGCGAAGATCGTTTATCTCGCGGCATTCATGCCCGCGTCGGGCGTGCCCGGCCTCGACTACGTGCGCGCGCCCGAAAACAAGGGGGAGATGCTCGGCCCGCTGATGCTCGCGAGCCCGCGTGTCGCCGGCGCGTTGCGGATCGATCCGCGCAGCGGCGACGCCGCGTATCGCGAACTGGCGAAGCGCGCGCTGTATGACGACGTGCCGCAGGCCGACTTCGAGGCGGTCGCGAACCTGATGACCTGCGACGTGCCGGCCGCGCCGTTCGCGACCGCGATCCCGACGACCGCCGCGCGCTGGGGCGCGATCGATCGTCACTACATCAAGTGCCTGCAGGATCGCGTGATTCTGCCCGCGTTGCAGCAGCGCTTCATCGACGAAGCCGACGCGTTCGCGCCCGGCAATCCGACCCACGTCCATCAACTCGACAGCAGCCATTCGCCGTTCGTGTCGCAGCCGGCCGTGCTCGCCGGCGTGCTGGCCGACATCGCGAAAAGCTGAGCGCAAGGCGCGGCGCGCGACGCGTCGTGCGCCGCGCCTACGCGTAAGCGACCGAGCGGTCGCGGCCGAGCCGCTTCGCGCGATAGAGCGCGGCGTCGGCCTCGTTGACGAGCACGTCGCCGGTCGGCGCGCCCGCTTTCGCGCACGCGGCGCCGACGCTCGCCGTCACCGGCACGCGGACGCCCTCGGCATCGACCGGCACGCTGCCGATCGCGTCGCGCACCTTGTCGGCCACCCGCATCGCCTCGTCGAGCGTCGTGCACGGCAGCAGCAGCGCGAATTCCTCGCCGCCGAAGCGGCCGAACGTGTCCTGCGCGCGCACGATCGATGCGACACGGCGCGCCGTCTCGCGCAGCACGGCGTCGCCGGCCGCATGCCCGAAGCGGTCGTTGATCGTCTTGAAGTGGTCGAGGTCGAACAGCAGCACCGACATGTCGCCGCCGTAGCGCTGCCAGCGCGCGAATTCGTCGCCGAGCCGCGCCTCGAAGAAACGCCGGTTCGCGATGCCGGTCAGGCCGTCGCGATTCGCGTGCTCGCGCAGCTTCGCGACCGCCTCCTCGCGCTCGCGC
The sequence above is drawn from the Burkholderia stabilis genome and encodes:
- a CDS encoding phosphorylase, yielding MAFEARIARGDGVEAVFAARADRLERALADATARGCAGIVSFGTAGGLAPDLAPGALVIANAIDGPFGRVETDAGWSARLVAALHDTPVWARVTRGTIAAVGAPVISEQDKASLHHAKGALAVDMESHIAAAFAAARGVPFAVCRAIVDPAWRTLPRAATAGLRDDGSTAILPILRELLKQPSQLGPLLQVAADARAARTTLIQARHAFERAGAMRIV
- the shc gene encoding squalene--hopene cyclase, producing MNDLTEMATLSAGTAPAGVDAAVARATDALLAAQQADGHWVYELEADSTIPAEYVLLVHYLGETPNLELEQKIGRYLRRIQQADGGWPLFTDGAPNISASVKAYFALKVIGDDENAEHMQRARKAIHAMGGAEMSNVFTRIQLALYGAIPWRAVPMMPVEIMLLPQWFPFHLSKVSYWARTVIVPLLVLNAKRPLAKNPRGVRIDELFIDPPVNAGLLPRQGHQSAGWFAFFRVVDHALRAVDGLFPSYTRERAIRQAVSFVDERLNGEDGLGAIYPAMANSVMMYDVLGYAEDHPNRAIARKSVEKLLVVHEDEAYCQPCLSPVWDTSLAAHALLETGDARAEEAVLRGLEWLRPLQILDVRGDWISRRPNVRPGGWAFQYANAHYPDVDDTAVVVMAMDRAQKLKQSDTYRDSMARAREWVVGMQSSDGGWGAFEPENTQYYLNNIPFSDHGALLDPPTSDVSGRCLSMLSQLGETAANSEPARRALDYMLKEQEPDGSWYGRWGMNYVYGTWTALSSLNAAGLGPEDPRVKRGAQWLLSIQNKDGGWGEDGDSYKLNYRGFEQAPSTASQTAWALLGLMAAGEVNNPAVARGVEYLVAEQKEHGLWDETRFTATGFPRVFYLRYHGYRKFFPLWALARYRNLKRDNATRVTVGM
- the hpnE gene encoding hydroxysqualene dehydroxylase HpnE, whose translation is MPRTVHVIGAGLAGLSAAVELQRRGRRIVLHDAHAHAGGRCRSWFDGTLNTTLDSGLHVVFAGQPATQRYLRAIGAAGQLAGPALPEFPVVDVASQQRWTLRFGIGRWPSWLFDAASRAPGTTPLDYLALASLAFARTGRSLAQTMRCDGVLWDRWLRPYFLGVLNVEPRHASAELARAALCGTFAAGGPGCRPLVARHGLGSAFVEPALRMLQHGGAEIRLNSRLDAFEFGAHGNAVDAVAIGGERVDLAPGDAVVLAVPPEVAQPLVPELTAPDTFSAVVTAYFAAEPSAGAPVQTTVVNGVVDAVRAGGGGQLAATIRDAGRWLDTPRDVLARRIWEDVARVTGANPETIPAWQLVVEPRAGFAAVPSQEMKRPAVRTRWTNLVLAGDWIATGLPATIEGAIRSGQLAADVLQTQ
- the hpnD gene encoding presqualene diphosphate synthase HpnD translates to MAVSNSVVDEQETDAAAATSGSSFYLAMRILPAVQRDAMFQVYAFCRAVDDIADSDLPRAERTAGLDRWRADIDACFAGHAPRHLAALDREIRAFNLQRDDFHAMIDGMAMDAVEDICAPDEPTLDLFCDRVASSAGRLSVRIFGMPEAEGIKLSHHLGRALQLTNILRDIDDDAAINRCYLPRELLAREGIAITDPATIARDPALPRVCATLVERAIEHFRQADAVMDTCPRAQVKAPRIMSGAYRCILDAAIARGFAAPRAPLRKPKARMLMIAARYALF
- a CDS encoding alpha/beta fold hydrolase, whose amino-acid sequence is METNATPQSGHPVFVLVHGAWHGAWCYAHVAAALAARGHLSIARDLPAHGINARFPASYLERPLDKDAFGAEPSPVANTTLDDYASQVMQAVDDAYALGHGKVVLVGHSMGGLAITAAAERAPEKIAKIVYLAAFMPASGVPGLDYVRAPENKGEMLGPLMLASPRVAGALRIDPRSGDAAYRELAKRALYDDVPQADFEAVANLMTCDVPAAPFATAIPTTAARWGAIDRHYIKCLQDRVILPALQQRFIDEADAFAPGNPTHVHQLDSSHSPFVSQPAVLAGVLADIAKS
- a CDS encoding GGDEF domain-containing protein; amino-acid sequence: MTAAAPSLSDLVIERVGFGLFVLDRSMTVLMWNRFMQDHSGIPAADVIGRNLFDCFPELPRAWLSRKLESVFQLGSFAFSSWEQRPYLFRFEHDRPITGGVDYMQQDCTFMPLTRGRDVEAVCVTISDVTHVSVMQREREEAVAKLREHANRDGLTGIANRRFFEARLGDEFARWQRYGGDMSVLLFDLDHFKTINDRFGHAAGDAVLRETARRVASIVRAQDTFGRFGGEEFALLLPCTTLDEAMRVADKVRDAIGSVPVDAEGVRVPVTASVGAACAKAGAPTGDVLVNEADAALYRAKRLGRDRSVAYA